One window of Bacillus sp. (in: firmicutes) genomic DNA carries:
- a CDS encoding (2Fe-2S)-binding protein, whose product MISNGNSKSVIKLHVNGDTHEVMVRSADTLLQTLREQLGLTGAKRACENGDCGACTVLVNGEPHHSCLSLSIESTDQPIMTIEGLPTFYIQKAFVENWAIQCGFCTPGFIINSYALAQKHPNASDDVIEEWMQSNLCRCTGYQEIKEAILTVLQNSENGTTA is encoded by the coding sequence ATGATTTCGAATGGTAATTCTAAATCAGTTATCAAATTGCATGTAAATGGCGATACACATGAGGTGATGGTCCGCTCTGCTGATACGTTGTTGCAGACATTACGGGAACAACTTGGTTTAACAGGTGCAAAGCGGGCATGCGAAAATGGGGACTGCGGGGCTTGTACCGTATTAGTAAATGGGGAGCCGCACCATTCATGCTTGTCCCTTTCAATAGAATCCACTGATCAACCAATCATGACAATTGAGGGTCTCCCTACTTTCTACATACAAAAGGCATTTGTTGAAAATTGGGCGATTCAATGTGGTTTTTGTACCCCTGGCTTCATTATAAACTCCTATGCGCTCGCCCAAAAGCATCCTAATGCTAGTGATGATGTGATTGAAGAATGGATGCAATCCAATCTATGCCGTTGTACTGGTTACCAAGAAATAAAAGAAGCAATTTTAACCGTGTTGCAAAATTCAGAGAATGGGACAACAGCCTAA
- a CDS encoding xanthine dehydrogenase → MIPFDFEYYRSDTIQEAVKIFHKVRNEGKIVIFYSGGTEFITFSRLNTITADAVIDVKGIAECNVLEFQDEQLVVGAAVSLNKISESNFFPLLGQAVKKIADHTSRNKITIGGNMKSRLIYRESVLALLLVDAKVKIAGEKGERIVPLADVYEEELKLTTGEFLVQILIDKTYINLPFVSLKKTKMSKVGYPIVSVAAIVKDRNLRAAISGVCEFPFRSAELETALNDFTLKKAERVDKAVSLLPTAIINDQLASAEYRKFVLKNTLSEAIDVLEVAQA, encoded by the coding sequence ATGATTCCGTTTGATTTTGAATATTATCGGTCTGACACCATTCAAGAGGCAGTGAAAATTTTTCATAAAGTAAGAAATGAAGGAAAGATTGTCATTTTTTATAGCGGCGGGACGGAATTCATTACTTTTTCTCGTTTAAATACAATAACAGCAGATGCCGTTATTGATGTTAAAGGTATTGCAGAATGCAATGTACTTGAATTTCAGGATGAGCAATTGGTTGTTGGTGCGGCCGTCTCTTTAAATAAAATTTCGGAGTCAAACTTTTTTCCCCTTTTAGGACAGGCTGTAAAAAAAATTGCTGACCATACTTCAAGGAACAAGATTACTATAGGTGGAAACATGAAGAGCCGCTTAATTTATCGGGAAAGTGTATTGGCCCTCCTTTTGGTTGACGCAAAGGTAAAAATTGCGGGGGAAAAAGGAGAAAGGATTGTCCCGCTAGCGGATGTGTATGAGGAGGAATTGAAATTAACTACAGGTGAATTTCTTGTGCAAATTCTAATTGATAAAACTTATATCAACCTGCCGTTTGTCAGTCTAAAAAAGACGAAAATGTCCAAGGTGGGCTACCCGATTGTTTCTGTTGCTGCAATCGTTAAGGATAGAAATTTACGGGCCGCTATTAGCGGTGTTTGTGAATTTCCTTTTAGGTCGGCTGAATTAGAAACGGCCTTAAACGATTTCACTCTGAAAAAGGCAGAACGGGTGGATAAGGCGGTATCTCTTTTGCCAACTGCTATCATAAATGACCAATTGGCATCTGCTGAATACCGTAAATTTGTATTGAAAAATACTTTAAGTGAAGCGATAGACGTATTGGAGGTTGCGCAAGCATGA
- a CDS encoding xanthine dehydrogenase family protein molybdopterin-binding subunit, which translates to MQENPWMSVGKPEQRIDAVEKAAGIVKYVGDFYAPGSAHAKLVTSTYAHAKIKTIDVTEAWKVPGVRAIVTGKMFPYHIGPILADRPPLAYEKVRYYGEPIAIVVADHEYQAKKAAGLVRVSYEPFPVINSVREAFHNKSTLVHANSGQYMKIISNVYPVQGTNIGSHIKIRKGDFITSWENCEVKIKETYSFNLSDHAALEPRCARVEINPAGKVIVHSTTQSPFTIKKVLNQFFNIDVGNIIVHVPMIGGAFGGKGTVQLEPLAYLASKAIGGKMVVLNYSREEDLLTAPGHIGLEATIALGATKDGKLVAGQYTYLIDSGAYTDQAAGITRAMALDCTGPYDVPNVWCDSYCMYTNHPYATSFRGYAHPELTFAVERTIEQLAEKLNIDPLILRKINVIKPGASSPTQTNLNANNIGDVEKCIERAKELIGWDEGKRLEIANGMVRAKGFSTFWKTSTTATNAQSGAILKFDADGSVNLNCAAIELGQGTKTILAQMVAERLKMDIKKVHVTMEVNTQSDPHQWRTVASSTTFLAGRAVMAACDDAISQLKRNAAIALQCSAEDLEVGGERVYLKPSPEYGIKIQDIALGYKYPNGHAVEGQVVGRGKYIQRHLTTMDKETGFGKPGPWWSVGAQAVEVEWDPTDFTYKILKAVTVLDGGRIINPATATQQMRGGMYLGLSFASMEAFVFDEKGIVLNPQLRTYQMMRFGEQPTQYLVDFVESPAADGPFGARGIGEYGVIGMPGALANALSAAAQVELNHLPLTPELIWKTWKEKLV; encoded by the coding sequence ATGCAGGAAAATCCATGGATGTCGGTTGGAAAACCTGAACAAAGAATTGATGCCGTTGAAAAAGCAGCGGGTATAGTAAAATATGTTGGGGATTTCTATGCCCCAGGCTCAGCACATGCAAAATTAGTTACAAGTACATATGCCCATGCCAAAATAAAAACGATAGATGTGACGGAAGCATGGAAAGTGCCTGGGGTCCGCGCCATTGTTACAGGAAAAATGTTTCCTTATCATATTGGCCCGATTCTAGCTGATCGTCCACCGCTTGCGTATGAGAAGGTTCGCTATTACGGTGAGCCGATAGCGATTGTTGTTGCCGACCATGAATACCAAGCTAAAAAAGCAGCTGGGCTTGTAAGAGTTAGCTATGAACCATTTCCTGTTATCAACTCCGTCCGAGAGGCCTTTCATAATAAATCGACATTGGTTCACGCGAATTCAGGCCAATATATGAAAATCATTAGCAATGTCTATCCAGTTCAAGGTACGAATATAGGAAGTCATATAAAAATTCGCAAAGGTGACTTTATAACTTCTTGGGAAAATTGCGAGGTAAAAATTAAAGAAACATACTCTTTCAATCTTTCTGATCATGCTGCATTGGAGCCGCGCTGTGCAAGAGTGGAAATTAATCCTGCTGGTAAAGTCATCGTTCATTCGACAACACAGTCACCTTTTACAATCAAAAAGGTATTAAATCAATTTTTTAATATTGATGTTGGAAATATCATCGTACATGTTCCGATGATTGGTGGAGCATTTGGAGGAAAAGGAACTGTCCAGTTGGAACCGCTTGCTTATCTGGCTTCAAAAGCGATTGGCGGAAAAATGGTGGTATTAAATTATAGCCGTGAAGAGGATTTACTCACAGCTCCCGGTCATATTGGGCTTGAAGCAACGATTGCCCTTGGGGCGACAAAGGATGGGAAGCTTGTTGCTGGGCAATATACATATTTGATTGATTCTGGCGCTTACACAGACCAAGCTGCCGGGATAACGAGAGCGATGGCGCTTGACTGCACTGGCCCGTATGATGTGCCAAATGTATGGTGCGACTCTTACTGCATGTATACGAATCATCCATACGCAACCTCTTTCCGTGGCTATGCCCATCCCGAACTAACCTTTGCGGTCGAGCGGACAATCGAGCAGCTTGCCGAAAAATTAAATATTGACCCGCTTATCCTAAGGAAAATCAATGTGATTAAACCCGGTGCTTCATCGCCAACGCAGACAAATCTAAATGCAAATAATATCGGTGATGTTGAAAAATGCATTGAACGGGCCAAGGAGTTAATTGGGTGGGATGAAGGAAAGCGGCTCGAAATCGCAAATGGAATGGTGAGAGCGAAGGGGTTTAGTACATTTTGGAAAACATCAACGACAGCAACAAATGCGCAGTCAGGTGCAATTTTAAAGTTTGATGCAGATGGGAGCGTTAATTTAAATTGTGCGGCTATTGAATTGGGCCAAGGGACAAAAACAATCTTAGCACAAATGGTGGCGGAAAGATTAAAAATGGATATCAAAAAGGTCCACGTCACAATGGAAGTCAATACTCAATCTGACCCGCACCAATGGCGGACTGTTGCCAGCAGCACAACTTTTTTAGCTGGAAGAGCGGTAATGGCCGCTTGTGATGATGCGATTTCACAATTAAAACGGAATGCTGCCATCGCTTTGCAATGTTCAGCTGAGGATTTAGAGGTTGGCGGTGAACGTGTTTACCTAAAGCCAAGCCCCGAATATGGAATAAAAATCCAAGATATTGCTTTAGGATATAAATATCCAAATGGTCATGCTGTTGAAGGTCAAGTTGTTGGGCGTGGAAAATATATACAGCGCCACTTAACTACGATGGATAAAGAAACCGGTTTTGGAAAACCAGGTCCATGGTGGTCAGTAGGAGCCCAAGCTGTTGAAGTCGAATGGGACCCAACAGATTTTACTTATAAAATTTTAAAAGCTGTTACTGTCCTTGACGGCGGCCGAATTATTAATCCAGCAACAGCAACCCAGCAAATGCGAGGCGGTATGTATTTAGGACTAAGCTTTGCTAGTATGGAAGCTTTTGTTTTTGATGAAAAAGGGATTGTGCTAAATCCCCAGCTAAGAACATATCAAATGATGCGGTTTGGTGAGCAGCCTACACAATACCTTGTCGACTTTGTTGAATCCCCAGCTGCAGACGGTCCATTTGGCGCCCGTGGGATTGGCGAATACGGGGTGATTGGAATGCCGGGTGCTCTTGCGAATGCCCTATCTGCGGCGGCACAAGTTGAACTAAACCATTTACCACTTACACCTGAGCTAATTTGGAAGACGTGGAAGGAGAAGTTAGTATGA
- a CDS encoding DUF1284 domain-containing protein: protein MEKRILRGHHLLCVHGFQGMGYSPAFVEKMSQVVEEIRNSALDYPIEVVAGLDETCFYCPNKGDGYCNSPKSDAFVMNLDKKVISHLGIKNGGIYRKNELVSLVARNVHPDDLDYLCEDCSWLMYGVCKEGIAKLRNCLPLNQNN, encoded by the coding sequence ATGGAGAAAAGAATTCTACGTGGACATCATCTTTTATGTGTGCACGGTTTTCAAGGAATGGGCTACAGTCCCGCTTTTGTTGAAAAAATGAGTCAAGTGGTGGAAGAGATAAGAAATTCTGCACTTGATTATCCAATCGAAGTGGTTGCAGGCCTGGATGAAACTTGCTTTTACTGCCCGAATAAAGGGGACGGTTACTGTAATTCACCAAAATCGGATGCCTTTGTCATGAATTTAGATAAAAAGGTAATCAGCCATCTCGGTATTAAAAATGGCGGAATTTATCGCAAAAATGAACTTGTTTCCCTTGTCGCAAGGAACGTTCATCCAGATGACCTTGACTATTTATGTGAAGATTGTTCATGGCTTATGTACGGTGTTTGTAAGGAAGGAATTGCTAAATTGAGAAATTGTTTGCCGCTAAATCAAAATAATTAA
- a CDS encoding sulfur reduction protein DsrE: protein MSKKVAIIASNGGVFEAYKVFNIATAAAATEMEVAIFFTFEGLNFIHKEANKQLPMPAGKEHFAEGFAKANVPAIPELVGMAQEMGVQFIGCQMTMDVMGLDKEAFVDGIEVGGAVTFLEYAKDADITLTF from the coding sequence ATGAGTAAAAAAGTCGCAATTATCGCAAGTAACGGTGGAGTATTTGAAGCATATAAAGTATTTAATATTGCAACTGCCGCAGCAGCAACAGAAATGGAAGTCGCTATTTTCTTTACGTTTGAAGGATTAAACTTCATTCACAAAGAAGCGAATAAACAACTGCCAATGCCAGCGGGTAAAGAACATTTTGCAGAAGGTTTTGCAAAAGCAAATGTTCCAGCAATTCCTGAATTAGTTGGAATGGCGCAAGAAATGGGAGTCCAGTTCATTGGTTGTCAAATGACAATGGATGTTATGGGTCTTGACAAAGAGGCTTTTGTTGACGGTATTGAAGTGGGTGGTGCTGTAACATTTTTAGAATATGCAAAAGATGCCGATATCACATTAACATTCTAA
- a CDS encoding rhodanese-like domain-containing protein, with protein MNELNKEDEIFVICRAGNRSDLAARELAKNGFTKVFNVIPGMSQWTGKTTGINK; from the coding sequence ATCAATGAACTGAACAAAGAAGACGAAATCTTCGTTATTTGTCGAGCTGGAAATCGCAGCGATCTTGCGGCTAGAGAGTTGGCTAAAAATGGCTTTACGAAAGTCTTTAATGTCATACCAGGTATGAGTCAGTGGACTGGCAAAACGACGGGAATTAATAAATAA
- a CDS encoding two-component sensor histidine kinase, giving the protein MYEFIKDLSTNLFFILFLVLLYQYWSEKRDWSKRAKKAATFLLGAAGIVLCMKFSIKAEDGLFFDLRYIPFIISGLYGGPAITIGLYIVMLVVRFFLGGMVGFLLTVLIATSVAILVFAVRKRFLTWSVFEKMLFTVAFSTYNAFVVTILIVLFYPNSSMNYVFWIAYIASYLIGPWITLKIVEDIRHNELVYRKLIRNEKLEAASHLASSISHEVRNPLTASRGFMQLLSEQDVPDNCRDYIRIAIDEIDRAAGIIQDYLTFAKPSPDKIELLHTKTELKCSIDVMLPLANMNNVTIHTKIMDGIIKGERSRLQQCLVNLMKNAIEAMPNGGLLTILSSVVNNSFITIQIKDTGIGMDATQLCRLGEPYFSTKDMKGTGLGMMVVYRIIESMNGFIDVESEVGKGTCFTITLPLKSENNENVSLTKKVV; this is encoded by the coding sequence ATGTATGAGTTTATTAAGGATCTTTCAACAAATTTATTTTTCATTTTGTTTTTAGTGCTTTTATACCAATATTGGTCAGAGAAGAGGGACTGGTCAAAGCGAGCAAAAAAAGCGGCAACCTTTCTTTTGGGAGCTGCTGGTATCGTTTTGTGTATGAAATTTTCAATAAAAGCCGAGGACGGTTTGTTTTTTGATTTGCGATATATTCCATTTATCATTAGTGGATTATATGGTGGGCCGGCTATAACAATTGGACTATATATCGTCATGCTTGTGGTCCGTTTTTTCTTAGGGGGAATGGTGGGATTTTTATTAACAGTTCTGATTGCAACGTCAGTTGCCATATTGGTTTTCGCAGTTAGAAAAAGGTTCCTAACCTGGTCTGTATTTGAAAAAATGCTTTTTACTGTCGCTTTTAGTACATATAATGCTTTTGTTGTTACTATTTTAATTGTTCTATTTTACCCAAATTCATCTATGAACTATGTATTTTGGATTGCTTACATAGCCTCTTATTTAATCGGGCCGTGGATAACGCTTAAAATAGTGGAGGATATTCGCCATAATGAACTTGTGTACAGAAAGTTAATACGCAATGAGAAGTTAGAAGCTGCGAGTCATCTTGCCTCAAGTATTTCACACGAGGTTCGCAATCCATTGACAGCATCAAGGGGATTTATGCAGCTTTTGAGTGAGCAGGATGTACCAGATAATTGCCGGGATTACATTAGAATAGCGATCGATGAAATAGACCGGGCGGCAGGTATTATTCAAGATTATTTAACATTTGCTAAACCTTCACCTGACAAAATCGAACTCCTCCATACAAAGACTGAGCTTAAATGTTCCATTGACGTAATGCTTCCGTTAGCAAACATGAATAATGTGACGATTCATACAAAAATAATGGATGGTATAATTAAAGGTGAACGCTCCCGCCTTCAGCAATGTCTTGTAAATTTAATGAAAAATGCTATTGAAGCAATGCCAAATGGTGGCTTGTTAACAATTCTTTCCTCAGTTGTTAATAATAGTTTCATTACAATCCAAATTAAAGACACTGGAATTGGAATGGATGCAACTCAGCTATGTAGGTTAGGGGAGCCTTATTTTTCAACAAAGGACATGAAGGGCACGGGTCTTGGTATGATGGTTGTCTATCGGATTATCGAATCAATGAATGGCTTTATAGATGTTGAAAGTGAAGTTGGCAAAGGGACATGTTTTACGATTACGCTACCATTGAAAAGTGAAAATAATGAGAATGTTAGTTTAACAAAGAAAGTGGTTTAG
- the fbpA gene encoding Fur-regulated basic protein FbpA, producing MGKDYFIEILLNVGLFKMPDGRQLYEATEKELKRELCSITNNQYSFCTLFQ from the coding sequence GTGGGGAAAGATTACTTCATCGAGATTCTTTTAAATGTCGGTTTATTTAAAATGCCTGATGGTCGTCAGTTATACGAAGCAACCGAAAAGGAGCTTAAAAGGGAACTTTGTTCAATCACAAATAATCAATATTCATTTTGTACCCTTTTTCAATGA
- a CDS encoding YvrJ family protein, translating into MEQLLPFIQDYGFPVVVTFYLLHRVELKLDALNKSILELPDRMGGLSYSPNVNTKKTI; encoded by the coding sequence TTGGAACAACTGCTTCCATTCATTCAAGATTATGGCTTTCCGGTTGTTGTTACATTTTATTTGCTTCATCGCGTTGAGTTGAAGCTTGATGCACTTAACAAGTCAATCCTTGAGCTTCCTGACCGAATGGGTGGATTAAGCTATTCTCCAAATGTAAATACGAAAAAAACAATCTAG
- a CDS encoding DUF2922 domain-containing protein yields the protein MSKKLELQFVNNEGKTATIAIDDPIEPVNTASVSAAMDTIISANIFTSTGGDLVAKKGARVVEHNVMEVDLGL from the coding sequence ATGAGTAAAAAACTAGAGTTGCAGTTTGTTAATAATGAAGGGAAAACGGCGACCATCGCTATTGATGACCCAATCGAGCCAGTAAATACAGCTAGTGTGTCTGCAGCGATGGATACCATCATTAGCGCAAATATTTTTACTTCTACTGGTGGTGATTTAGTTGCCAAAAAAGGGGCACGCGTCGTAGAGCACAATGTAATGGAAGTAGATTTAGGCCTATAA
- a CDS encoding DUF1659 domain-containing protein: MATEVMNESKLRIEYNQGVDLEGKAIYKIKSYNNLKTTATPDDIQTVSLAIAGLQQHTLANVERNSSYKIIAG; encoded by the coding sequence ATGGCAACGGAAGTAATGAACGAAAGCAAGCTTCGAATTGAATATAATCAAGGTGTTGATTTAGAGGGAAAGGCGATCTACAAAATTAAAAGTTACAATAATCTAAAAACAACAGCAACACCTGATGATATTCAAACTGTATCTTTAGCGATTGCTGGGCTGCAACAGCATACATTGGCTAATGTAGAGCGCAACAGCAGCTATAAGATTATCGCAGGTTAG
- a CDS encoding phytoene/squalene synthase family protein gives MEDRKQLLKEAEEMLALTSRTFVIPISRLEGSLHHVVMAAYLCMRSIDEIEDHPILARENKIQLLTSIGERILNEDDSLSPLFEPFIDMLPEVTVRIDDWLSLIPLEISSKVRLFISNMALGMASWTERNWLVQTEEDLDDYTYVVAGLVGELLSFLWKWHDEIDTDSNLAVAFGRGLQAVNIVRNQREDLGRGVSFFPEGWTQEKMIHYAKKQLAQADEYITAIHSKPIYEFCSIPLALAHGTLRVIENNQEKLQREEVVKIVDTIIG, from the coding sequence ATGGAAGATAGAAAACAATTATTAAAGGAAGCAGAAGAGATGCTCGCTTTGACTAGCCGCACTTTTGTTATTCCGATTTCTCGTTTGGAAGGCTCACTCCATCACGTCGTAATGGCTGCATACCTTTGTATGCGAAGCATTGATGAAATAGAAGATCATCCAATTCTAGCAAGAGAGAATAAAATTCAACTCCTTACCTCAATTGGAGAGCGTATACTGAACGAAGATGATTCCCTTTCCCCCTTGTTCGAACCATTTATTGATATGTTGCCAGAGGTAACTGTAAGAATAGACGATTGGCTCAGCCTCATTCCTTTGGAAATTTCCTCAAAGGTACGGCTTTTTATCTCGAACATGGCGTTAGGGATGGCCTCCTGGACAGAACGGAATTGGCTTGTACAGACGGAGGAAGATCTTGACGATTATACATATGTTGTAGCTGGTTTAGTCGGTGAGCTATTATCTTTTCTATGGAAATGGCATGATGAAATTGATACTGATTCTAATCTAGCCGTAGCTTTCGGACGAGGCTTACAAGCTGTGAACATCGTCCGCAATCAAAGGGAAGACTTAGGTCGTGGCGTCTCTTTTTTCCCAGAGGGCTGGACCCAAGAAAAAATGATACACTATGCAAAAAAACAACTTGCCCAAGCTGATGAATATATTACAGCGATTCACTCAAAGCCTATCTATGAATTTTGTTCCATACCATTAGCGCTTGCACATGGAACCCTTCGCGTCATTGAAAATAATCAAGAAAAATTACAGCGCGAGGAAGTTGTCAAAATTGTTGATACTATTATTGGGTAA
- a CDS encoding flotillin family protein gives MWSFIWLILGGIILFILLIGGGIGFFIFKKRYRTASSNQALIITGPNLGNPESDPRIFEDENGRSLKIIRGGGLRLRLFQTCTPVDLNSFQIKLTTPKVYTAQGVPVIADAITSVKIADSLNGIANYAEQFLGKKQPEIEEEVSKVLGTNLRAILSKLTVEEINNDRESFNQQVQDIAQKELDNMGFKITSFGLDDLRDADEENGYLENLGRPRIAEIRKKAEMAESDAEKETRIYKAKNDQEAQDEENKRLSAIAESKKEKDIKEAQIKEETERARAKSEQSYELEKARLAQQVKEEEMKIQFIERQRLVELELEEQKRRKALADSDAYDIKAKAEAEANKAKIDGEAKALIEKQKGLAEAAVIRERGRAEAEAKELMAQAMAKYGEAAILEMFIDMLPKYAREVAQPLSKIEGMKVIDMGGSESSGAAKITNNVTKTMLGLQESLKETTGMDLKALLESFVSRGAVNHFGDSKSEIAVGGEDEKVESENS, from the coding sequence ATGTGGAGCTTTATCTGGTTAATTTTAGGCGGTATTATTCTTTTTATTTTGCTCATTGGTGGCGGCATCGGCTTTTTTATTTTCAAAAAGCGGTATCGCACAGCAAGCTCAAACCAAGCTTTAATCATTACTGGACCAAATTTGGGGAACCCAGAAAGTGACCCACGTATTTTTGAAGATGAGAATGGAAGAAGTTTGAAAATTATTCGCGGAGGCGGGTTGCGCTTGCGTTTATTTCAAACTTGCACACCTGTTGATTTAAATTCTTTCCAAATTAAATTGACAACTCCAAAGGTATATACGGCGCAAGGAGTGCCAGTTATTGCCGATGCGATTACATCAGTTAAAATTGCTGACTCCTTAAATGGAATTGCCAATTATGCTGAACAATTTTTAGGAAAAAAACAACCTGAAATTGAAGAAGAAGTTTCAAAAGTACTAGGAACGAATCTGCGGGCGATTTTATCAAAACTTACGGTTGAAGAGATTAATAATGACCGTGAATCGTTTAATCAACAAGTGCAGGACATTGCGCAAAAAGAGCTAGATAATATGGGCTTCAAAATTACTTCGTTTGGTTTAGATGATTTGCGTGATGCTGATGAGGAAAATGGCTATTTAGAAAACTTGGGCCGCCCGCGGATTGCCGAAATTCGCAAAAAAGCGGAAATGGCTGAATCAGATGCGGAAAAAGAAACTCGCATTTATAAAGCGAAAAATGATCAAGAAGCACAAGACGAGGAAAATAAGCGTTTATCGGCAATTGCCGAATCAAAGAAAGAAAAAGATATTAAAGAAGCGCAAATAAAGGAAGAAACGGAAAGAGCACGGGCAAAGTCTGAACAATCATATGAATTAGAAAAAGCAAGACTAGCTCAGCAAGTGAAGGAAGAAGAAATGAAAATCCAGTTTATTGAGCGCCAAAGATTGGTCGAATTAGAGCTGGAAGAACAAAAACGGCGCAAAGCACTTGCCGATTCTGATGCATACGACATTAAAGCAAAAGCCGAAGCTGAGGCTAATAAAGCTAAAATCGATGGAGAAGCGAAAGCACTTATTGAAAAACAAAAAGGTCTTGCAGAAGCAGCTGTAATTCGGGAACGAGGACGGGCAGAGGCGGAAGCGAAAGAATTAATGGCTCAAGCAATGGCAAAATATGGGGAAGCCGCCATCTTGGAAATGTTCATTGATATGCTCCCTAAATACGCTCGTGAGGTCGCCCAACCGCTTTCGAAAATAGAGGGAATGAAGGTGATTGATATGGGTGGCTCTGAATCTAGTGGAGCCGCAAAGATCACTAATAATGTAACAAAAACAATGCTAGGACTACAAGAAAGTTTAAAAGAAACGACTGGTATGGATTTAAAGGCTTTGTTGGAAAGCTTTGTTTCGCGTGGAGCTGTCAATCATTTTGGCGATTCCAAATCGGAAATTGCTGTGGGTGGGGAAGATGAGAAAGTAGAGAGTGAGAATAGTTGA
- a CDS encoding 5-bromo-4-chloroindolyl phosphate hydrolysis protein — MKSFFSFLLRSFLSLVAFAVVWPLSFFGFNQSFWVSSLLAIIGGGVTSYILKRREQLKLLKSNDLTKKEFQYIERNLKEAQHKIKRLNKALLGIRSFRAARLIGSLQRVVKQIYQIVKKEPKRFYQAERFFFYHLDSVVELSERYVFLSQQNVKDLEVRLSLSETEQTLEKLAKSLDDDLLTILSNDIETLNLELDVAKKTHERNHSLFQDDNLQSSKFTHTENNNANQKLLTEETPAIKINFTDQIKRDKSELPDERRL, encoded by the coding sequence ATGAAATCATTTTTTTCTTTTTTATTACGTAGCTTCCTGTCTTTGGTGGCATTTGCAGTGGTTTGGCCACTATCATTTTTTGGGTTTAATCAGTCCTTTTGGGTATCCTCTTTACTAGCAATTATTGGGGGTGGCGTAACGAGTTATATTTTAAAAAGACGTGAACAGCTAAAGCTATTGAAGAGCAATGATTTAACTAAAAAAGAGTTTCAATATATTGAGCGTAATTTAAAAGAAGCACAGCATAAAATAAAACGGCTAAACAAGGCGCTTCTTGGCATTCGTTCCTTTCGCGCTGCCAGGCTAATCGGCTCCCTGCAACGGGTCGTTAAACAAATTTATCAAATTGTAAAAAAAGAACCAAAACGTTTTTACCAAGCAGAACGTTTTTTCTTCTATCACTTAGATTCAGTTGTTGAATTATCGGAGCGCTATGTTTTTTTATCTCAGCAAAATGTAAAAGATTTAGAGGTACGGTTGTCGCTGTCTGAAACGGAACAGACGCTTGAAAAACTTGCAAAGTCACTTGATGATGATTTACTGACGATTCTTTCAAATGATATAGAAACATTAAATCTAGAACTTGATGTTGCTAAAAAAACGCATGAACGCAATCATAGTCTTTTTCAAGATGACAATTTGCAATCATCTAAGTTTACGCATACTGAAAATAATAACGCCAATCAGAAGCTTTTAACAGAAGAAACACCAGCAATTAAAATTAATTTTACAGATCAAATTAAACGTGATAAAAGTGAATTACCCGATGAAAGGAGATTATAA